GCGCAGCTTGTCGGCGGCCTGTTCGGCGGTGAGGTCGCGTTGCGCCTCGGCCAGCATCTCGTAGCCGACCATGAACTTGCGCACCGTGGCCGAACGCAGCAGCGGCGGGTAGAAGTGCGCGTGAAGTTGCCAGTGCTCGGCGGAGCCCTCGTCGCCAAACGGCGCGCCGTGCCAGCCCATCGAGTACGGGAAGGAGCACTGGAACAGGTTGTCGTAGCGGCTGGTGAGCTTCTTCAGCGCGATGGCGAGATCGGCTTTCTGCGCGGGCGAGAGCTCGGTGATGCGGCGCACATGGGCGGCCTTGGGCATCAGCAGGGTCTCGAACGGCCACGCGGCCCAGTAGGGCACGACGGCGAGCCAGTGTTCGGTTTCGACCACGGTGCGGGCGCCATCGGCGACTTCACGCGCGGCGTAGTCCAGCAGCAGCGGGCGGCCGTTCTTCGCGAAGTATTCGGCCTGCGTGCGTTGCTCGGCGGCGGCTTCGTTCGGCAGGAAGCTGTTGGCCCAGATCTGGCCGTGCGGGTGCGGGTTGGAGCAGCCCATCATCGCGCCCTTGTTCTCGAAGACCTGCACCCATGGGTAGGTCTTGCCGAGGTCAGCGGATTCCACCTGCCAGGTGTCGATGACATGGCCGATCGCGTCGAGCGACAACTCGGGCAGCGACTTGCTGTGGTCCGGCGAGAAGCAGATCACCCGGCTGGTGCCGCGCGCGCTCTGCAACTGGAACAGCGGGTCGGCCGGTTCAGGCGCGGCCGGCGTGTCGGTCATCAGCGCGGCGAAGTCGTTGGTGAAGACGAAGGTGTGCGCGTAGTCGGGGTTGGTCTCGCCGGTGACGCGCTTGTTGCGCGCGCACAGGTAGCACTCGGGGTCGTGCGCGGGGCGCGCGCTGCGGTCCGGCGTTTCTTGCTGGCCTTGCCAGGGGCGCTTCGCGCGGTGCGGCGAAACCAGCACCCAGTCACCCTTGAGCGGGTTGTAGCGGCGATGCGGGTGATCGATCGGGTCAAACATCTGGGGTACCTCTTTCCTTCAAATTCAAGATTCGGACAACCGGGTGACGACTCGCGGTCAGGCGTCCTGATAACCGTTGGGATTCTTTGATTGCCAATTCCAGGTGTCGCGCGTCATGTCGTCGAGGCTGCGCGTGGCGCGCCAGCCCAGTTCGCGTTCGGCGTAGGCCGGGTCGGCCCAGCATTCGGCGATGTCGCCGGGGCGGCGATCGACGAGCTTGTAGGGCAGCTCGCGACCGACCGCGCGGCCGAAGGCGGCGACCATTTCGAGCACGCTGTTGCCGTGGCCGGTGCCGAGGTTGAACACGTGCACGCCTGCCCTGCCCTGGCGGGCCTTCAGTGCGGCGATGTGGCCGTCGGCGAGATCCATCACATGGATGTAATCGCGCACGCCGGTGCCGTCCGGCGTCGGGTAGTCGCTGCCATACACCGAGAGATACTCGCGGCGGCCGACGGCGACCTGCGCCAGATACGGCATCAGGTTGTTCGGGATGCCTTGCGGGTCTTCGCCCATCAGGCCGCTGGGGTGCGCGCCGACCGGGTTGAAGTAGCGCAGCAGGGTCACCGACCAGTCCGGCGTGGCGTGCTGGAAGTCGGTCAGCACCTGCTCCATCATCAGCTTGGTCCAGCCATAGGGGTTGGTGGCGCGGGTCGGGAAATCCTCGCGGATCGGCACCGAGGCCGGGTCGCCATACACGGTGGCGGAGCTGCTGAAGACGAAGTTCTTTACCCCGGCCGCGCGCATCGCTTCGAGCAGCACGAAGGTGCCGCCGAGGTTGTTCTCGTAGTACTCCAGCGGCTTGGCGACCGACTCGCCGACCGCCTTGAGCGCAGCGAAGTGGATCACCGCTTCGATCTTGTGCTCGGCGAAGATGCGGTCGAGCAGCGCGTGGTCGCGGATGTCGCCCGCGTACAGCGTCGGGCGGCGGCCCGCGATCTGTTCGATGCGGTCGAGCACCTTGGGGCTGGCGTTGCAGAAGTTGTCGACGATCACCGGCTCGTAGCCGGCGCCGATCAGTTGCACGCTGGTGATGCTGCCGATGTAGCCGGCGCCGCCGGTCACGAGAATCTTCATGGCATTCCTTTTACGGCGTGAATGGGTGTGACTGGGTCACTGAAAAGGGGTGCCGGCCGCGATCGCCCAAGGGGGGGTTGGGGAAGTTGGGGGACGGGGGATCCCGCGATGCGGCCGGCGTACTGCACGGTCAGGCCACCTTCGCTTGCAGCGGGTCGGTGGCGCCCTGGAGCCAGGGCAGCTTGAGTTTCGCCAGGTCGTGGCACGGCCGCGGCAAGGCTTGGCCGGCCTCGTCGAACAGGTGGCAGGCGCCGGGCGGAATGCCCAGCGCAACCGTCGCACCGCAGGGCACCGGCTGGTCGCCCTTGGCCTTGGCAATCAGCGCGTCGGCCGAGCAGGCCTGTTCGAGGTAGATGAAGGTCGATTCGCCGAGCCGCTCGGTCCACATCACCTGGCGGTGAAGCGCCTGCAGGCCGTGCGCATCGGGCACGATGTGCTCGGGCCGCACGCCCAGCGTGACCTTGGCGCCCGGCTGCAGGCGGGTGGCGTCGAGTTCGGCCACCAGCAGTTCGCCGGTCTCGATGCGCACCTCGGCGCGGGTCGGCGTCGCGGAGACCAGTTCGCCGGGAATCAGGTTCATCTTCGGCGAGCCGATGAAGCCGGCCGCGAAGAGGTTGCGCGGGCGGTGGTAGAGCTCCAGCGGCGAGCCGACCTGCGCGATGCTGCCGTAGCGATGCGTCGCATCACCGGTGTTCAGCAGCACGATCTTGTCGGCCAGCGTCATCGCTTCCACCTGGTCATGCGTCACGTAGATCATGCTGGCCTTGCCCAGCTTGCGCTGCAAGCGCGCGATCTCGATGCGGGTCTGCACGCGCAGGCCGGCGTCGAGGTTGGAGAGCGGCTCGTCGAACAGGAACACGCCCGGCTCGCGCACGATGGCGCGGCCGATCGCCACACGCTGGCGCTGCCCGCCCGAGAGTTCCTTCGGCTTGCGTTCGAGCAGGTGCTCCACCTGCAGGATGCGCGCTGCCTTGTCCACGCTGCCGTCGATCGCCGCCTTGGCGGTGTGCGCGAGGCGCAGTGCGAAGCCCATGTTGCGCGCAACCGTCATGTGCGGATACAGCGCGTAGCTCTGGAACACCATCGCGATGCCGCGCGCCGAGGGCGGCAGCTTGTTGACCTGCTTGCCGTCGATCAGCAAGTCGCCGGAGGTGATGTCTTCCAGCCCCGCGACCATGCGCAGCAGCGTCGATTTGCCACAGCCCGAGGGGCCGACGAAGACGCACAGTTCGCCGTCGGCAATGTCGAGATTGACGTCGCGAATCACCGGGATGTTGCCGGCGTAGATCTTGTTGATGTTACGGAAGGAAATGCTGGCCATCTGTATGTCTCCTGTAATGCGGTGGCGGGTGCGTGGCCTCACCACTCCGCGACGCTGCCATCGGCGTGTCGCCACACCGGGTTACGCCAGTCTGGCGCGCATGCGCTCGCAGCAAGCACGCGCGCCTCGTCGATCTCGACACCGAGACCGGGCTTGGGCAACGCCGCGATACAGCCGCCTTCGATGCGGAAGTCTTCGCGGTTAACCACATAGTCGAGCAGATCTGCGCCCTGGTTGTAATGGATGCCGATGCTGTGTTCCTGCAGCACCGCGTTGTATGCGACGAAGTCGAGCTGCAGGCAGGCCGCCAGCGCAATGGGGCCGAGCGGACAGTGCGGCGCAAAGGCCACGTCGTGCGCCTCGGCCATCGCGGCGATCTTGTGGCATTCGGTGATGCCGCCGGCGTGCGAGGGGTCGGGCTGCAGGATCGCGAGGCCGCCGTCGGCGAGCACGCGCTTGAAGTCGAAACGGGAATACATGCGCTCGCCCGCCGCCAGCGGAATCGCGGTGCTGTCGGCGAGCGGGCGGTAGTGCTCGGCCTGCTCGGGCAGCACCGGCTCCTCGACGAAGAGCGGGCGGAAGGGTTCGAGCTCACGCAGCAGCACACGCGCCATCGGCGCGGCGACGCGGCCGTGGAAGTCGATACCGAAGTCGACCCGTTCGCCGAAGGCTTCGCGCACCGCGGCGACACGCGCGACGACGGCATCCACCGCGCGCGGGCCAGCCAGCATCGCCAGCTCTTCGCTGCCGTTGAACTTGAAGGTGTCGAAGCCGGCTTCGAGCTGTTCGCCGATCGCGGCGACGAGTTCGGCGGGGCGGTCGCCGCCGACCCAGCGGTAGGTGCGCATGCGGTCGCGCACGCGGCCGCCAAGCAATTCGTACACCGGCACGCCGAGCGCCTTGCCCTTGATGTCCCACAGCGCCTGGTCGATACCGGCGATCGCGCTCATCAGCACCGGGCCGCCACGGTAGAAGCCGCCGCGGTAGAGCGTCTGCCAGAGGTCGTTGATCTGCGCCGGGTCACGGCCGATGACGTATTCGGCCAACTCATGCACCGCAGCTTCCACGGTGCGCGCCCTGCCCTCAATCACCGGTTCGCCCCAGCCGGTGATGCCGGCGTCGGTCTCGACCTTGAGGAACAGCCAGCGCGGTGCGACGCGGTAGGTTGTGAAGCGGGTGACCTTCATGCCGGGCAGCCCTCCAGCGCGTGCCGCAGCGACATCGCCACAGCGTAGGTCTGGTGGGCGCTACGGCCGGCGCGGTAGAGCGCGGAGCCCAAGCCGACACCGGTGCAGCCGGCTTCGATGAAGGCGCGCAGGTTGCCGGCACTTATGCCGCCCACCGCAACCATCTGCACCGGGGGCAGTACGGCGCGCAGCGCGCTGACGAAATTCACCCCGAGGCTGATCGCGGGGAACAGCTTCAGGCCGGTCGCGCCGGCATCGAGCGCCGCGAAGGCTTCGCTCGGCGTCGCGACGCCGGCGATCACATCGAGCCCGCATTCGCGCCCGCGCCGGATCACGGCAGCGTTCACATTCGGCGTCAGCACGAAGCGCGCACCCCCTGCCGCGACACGTTCGATCGCCGCGACGTCGAGCACCGTGCCCGCGCCGATACGCATGCGCGTGCTGGCGTACCCCAGCGCCGCACCGAGCGTGGCTTCCGCGCCGCTTGCGTTGAGCGGAATCTCGATCTGCTCGATGCCGGCGGCCAGCAGCGCGTCGAGTTGCGCCGCCACTTCATGCTCGCGCAGGCCGCGCAGGATCGCGATGACCGGCAGCGGGCTCACAGCGCGCCTCCGAAGCGCCCGTCGGCGAGGCCGCGCAGGCCCGGCACGCGCAATGCGAACATCGCGCCGGCAAGCGGCTGGTTGGTGCGTGCGCTGTCGTCGAGCCCGGCGCTGGCGCTCGAAATGTAGAGTGTGTCGAGCGCGGCGCCCCCGAAACCGGGGCAGGCCGCCTGGCTGACCGGCAAGGTGTGCAGGTCGGTGAGCCAGCCACGCGGATCGATCCTTGCCACTGCGCCACCGCCCCACAGCGCGCACCAGACGCCGTCCTCGGCGTCGACCACCGCGCCGTCGGGTTCGACACCGCGCCCGAAGTGCGGGCCGAACGGGCGTACGCCGCTGACATGGCCGCTCGCCGCGTTGTAAGCGGCGCAATGCATGCGGTTCTGCAGCGAGTCGGCGAAGTACAGGCGCGTGCCGTCGCGGCTGAAGCACAGGCTGTTCGCGATGGCGACCGGCGGTAGCGCCAGCGGCTGCAGCGCGCCCTCTGCGGTGTAGCGCCAGAACTGGCTGCGCGGTGTGGCGTCGTGCTCGTTCTTCAGGCCGAAGACGAAATTGCCGTCGCGGTCACAACGGCCATCGTTGACCCGCAGCCCGGGCTCCAGCGGCAGGGCCAGCAGTTCTTGCACCCTGCCGGTGACGAGATCGAAACTGGCCAGACTGCGTTCCAGCCCCAGCAAGAGTCTGCCCGGCGCGACACTGAGCGCGAAGCTGGCGAGGAGGGCCGGCATCGGCCAGGATTGCCGTGCACCACTCGCCGGCGACCAGGCGTGCAGGCAGCGTGCCTCGATGTCGGTCCACAGCAAGCGGGCTTCTGCGGCATCCCACTGCACGCATTCGCCGGTAAGGCAGCGCACGTCACCCAGGCTGGGCGGAACGGTGGCCGGTAGCGGCGTATCGACATCGATCACGACCAGCCTCCATCCACGACGAAGTCCTGTGCCGAGCACATCGCGCTGTCGTCGGCAGCGAGGAACAGCGCCATCCGCGCGACGTCCGCAGTCTGCAGGCGGCGGCGCAGGCACTGGTTGCGTTCGATCTCGGCGTCGGCTTCGGGGCCGACCCACAGGCGCAACTGTTTCTCGGTCATCACCCAGCCGGGCACCAGGCTGTTCACGCGCACGCCGGCGGGGCCGAACTCGCGCGCAAGGCTGCGCGTGAGGCCGTGGATCGCCGCCTTGGCGGTGGCATACAGCGGGTAGCCAGGCGCCTTGATGATCCAGCCATTGGAGCCGACGTTGATGATCGAGCCGGTGCCGGCGGCGCGCATGTCGGGGAACACCGCCTGCGCGGCGAAGAAGTGGTGGCGGAGGTTCACCGCCATCGCTTGCTCCCAGTAGTCCGGGCTCACGGTCTCGGCCGCGTGGCGTTCGTCGTTGGCGGCGTTGTTGATCAGCACCGCGATCGGCCCCTGCACTTCACGTGCTTTCTCGATCGCGCAAGTGAGCGCGTCGATGTCGGTGACATCGCAGGGCAGGAACAGCGGCGCGTGTGCAGCGTCGGTCAGACGCGCGGCCAGCGCCTCGCCCGACACGCGATCGGCATCGACGAAGCTGACCCGCGCATGCTGCCGCGCGAAGTGTTCGACCAGGCTCGCGCCGATGCCGTTGGCGCCGCCGCTGATGAAGACGCTGCGGCCGGCGAGGCTGGGGTAGTTGGCGAATCGCGCGCTCATGCGGGCACCGCCTTGCGATGCGAGTTCTTGCGCGGCGCCTCGCTCACGACCGTGCCGGGGAAGAAGGCATCCGGCACCAGCCCGCGCTTTCGGGCCACCTGCAGCGCGCCCCAGCCGGCGAGGTCGGATTGCTGCGCGTCGCTTGTGACCGTGACCGTGCCAGAGAAGAAGTCATCGCCCGACACGAGCAACGCGAGCGCTTCGCGCAGCAGCGGCTTGCCGGTGATCACGAACTGGGTTCCCGGGCTCATGCGGATCGCGCTGCTGTTCTTCAGCGTCATCAGGTCGGCGGCGAGCACCGCGCCCAGCAGGTAGTTGGCACGTGCGTTGCGGCCATACACGCTGAACTGGTCGAGGATGCGCACGACGAAGCCGGCACGCCCGAGCCCGATGTCACGCGCGGCGCGCGCGCCGGCGCGCAGCATCTCGGCGTCGATGCGTTCGGCGAACGCGCTGTCGAGCGAACCGGCGAGGATCGTGTTGTGCGTCAGCACATGCAGCAACTCGCCGGCCAGCGTGGTGACGCAGCCAACCACGCGCTGCGCGGCATCCAGATGCACGAACTTGGAATGCGAACCGGGCAACACGACCACCGCCGCTTCGCGGATGCCAAGGCGCTCGACCAGACCCATGGTCTCGGTTTCTTCACCGCGCATCATGTCCATCGCCTCGCAGTTGTGCAGGCCGATCTCGGCCGTCACGTTGCGCACGCCGGGCACGAACCACAACGTCTTGCGGCAGACCTCGGGGATGCGTGCCGAGACCATGCCGGCGGCCAACGCATCGCAGCCCGCAGGCGCATCGAGATGCGGTACGCGGCGCAGGCCGAACTCCGAACTGATCATGCCCGAGGCGATCACGCGCGAGACGCTCTCGATGCCCAGCCCGGCCCCCGCCAGCGCATCGGCGATGGTGTCGCGCACACCCTGCTGCAGGGTGGCGTGGCTGCCACTGATCGCCGTGTCACGCACGCCGACCTGGCGCGCCGCGCGGTGCAGCACCCGACCATCGCGCCACACGGTCACCCGCGTGTTGGTCGTTCCGGTGTCGATGGTCAGCAGCTTCATGTCGCGTCGGCGTGATGTGTCGGGTGACATCTTGCGGCGCCGCCGGAGCCCGATCAAACGATCGATTTTTGGCGCTCGCCCTAGATTTTTTTAACGCAAATCGGGCTTCACGAGAGGGCGCCCCTCAAACTGGATTTGGGGGCGCCCAGCACGGCTTGCGGCGCGCGTCAGCGCTCGCGGATCCGCTTCGCCGCCGCCGTCAGCGCGTCGGCGGGCGTCTTGCGGCCATCGATGATCGCTTCGAGCGCCGTCTCCATCGGCCCCCAGAAGTAGGTCATCTCGGGGTTGTTCGGCATCGGCGCGCCGTAGCGGGCAGCCTCGGTCATGCCGCGCACATGGGGGTCGCTCGCCAGCTCGGCACGCACCTTCAGATCGGCCGGCACGCCGAGCGACTTGTCCGCATTGCAGGCTTTCAGCGCCTCAGGCTTGAGCAGGGCGTTCTCGATGAACTCGGTCGCGAGCCTCTTGTTCGGGCTGGCACGGCTAAGCATGGCGCCGGTCACGCCGACAAAGGGCGCCCCCGGCTTGCCCCCTGTGCGCGGGATCGCCGCGGTGCCGAAATCAATGCCGGCGTCCTTGAGCTTGTCCCACACCCAGGGGCCGTCGATGGTCATCGCGACCCGGCCTTCGAGGAAGGCCGATTCGGCCTCGTCGCGATTCGCGCCGGCCGGCAGCACGCCGTCCTTGATGAGGCGCTGCAGCGCAGCCGCCCCCTTCTGCGCCCCGGCATTGGCGACGCCGACGTCGTTCGGATTCCAGCCCTCTTCACGCGGCTTGAAGGCGTATGCCCCGTTCGCCGCAAACAGGGGCCAGCTGTAGTAGATGTGCGAGAGATCCCACAGGATGGCCTTGCGGTTTGACGACGCAAGCTTGCGATCGAGCTGCGCAATGTCCTCGAAGCTCTGCGGCGGCGTACTGACGTAACGCTTGTTGTAGATCAGGTGGATCGCTTCGATGCCGATCGGGTAGCCCCAGTACTTGCGCCCGAGCGAGAAGGCCTGCCAGCCCTGCGGGTCGATCGCGTCCTTCACGCGCTGGCTGGGCGTCACCGGCTGCAGCAGCCCGTCGGCCACCCAGCGGCCGAGGATGTCGTGGGCCCACACGACGATGTCGGGCCCTTTGCCGACCGCCGCGGCGTTGTGGAAGAAGTCGGGAATCGTCGCCTCGACCTTGACCGCGACGCCAGTCTGCTTGCCGTACTGCTCGGCGGTGCGCGTCCAGGCGTCGAAGCATTTGTCCTTGTTGACCCACACCAGCAGCTTGCCGGCTTCTGCGGCGGTGCATTCGGCGGCAAGCCCGATCGCCAGCAAGGCAGAGAGGCAGTAAATCGAAGTGGATGTGCTCATCGTTGTTCCGCTCCAGCTCGCTTCACCCATGCCGGGCGAAGCCCAAAAAAAAAGGCCGCCCCACCTTCGGTGAGACGGCGTAACCACAGGAAGGAGATGACCTTCCGTCGCACGAAGATGTGCGCTGCAACGCGGCGACCGGTGACGGGGCCGCCGCGCTGCGTCTTACCACCAGCTCTCGGCCTGGATGCCGAAGGAGCTGCCCGAGGTCTGGGTGCCGTAGGTGTCGTACGCGACCCAGCCCTTCGCCTCTTCGTTCCACTTCGCGACGGTGTAGAACACGCGCAGTTCGGGGCGCGAATACGGCGTACGACCGGCTGCCGCGGTAAGGGCCACGGTCGCCTTGCTCAGCGTGCGGGTCTTTTCGTCGCCCGAGGACTTCAGCTGCGACCAGCCCAGTTCGGTGGCCACGCCCCAGATGTCGTCGAAGTGGTAGTGCGGACGGGCGCCCACCGAGAACCAGGTCTGGTCCTTCCACAGGTCGGCACGCTTGTCCTTGCGATAGATGATGTTCGCGAGCGCGGTCCACTTGCCGTCGCCGGACGTGTAGCTGACGTTGTCCAGGAACTGCGTGGTGGTGTCTTCCTTGGCCGCATCGGTGTTGATCTGGCCGAAGTTGCCGTTCGCCATCGAACCCTTGCCGTACTGGATGCCGACTCGGTTCCAGGCATTCAGGTCGCCCAGCTGCGCGTCGTAGAACACGCCGCCATACCAGCCGCCTTCTGCCTTGTACTTCTGGTCGCGACTTTCCTTGCCGGTCGAGAAGCCACCGTTGAAGGTCAGGTAGCCGTTGTCATGGATCTTGACGCTTTCGAGCTTGAGCAGGTTCGCGTAGTACAGGGTGTCGTCGTCACTCTTGCTGGAGTCGCGCCAGGTCACCGCGGTGCGCTCGATCGCGTAGCTGAACTTGCCGAAGCCGAAGTCCAGGTTCTCGACACCGGCGCCGTCGCCGTCGGATTGCTGGTACTTGTAGTCGAGGATGTGGATGTCCGGACGATCGTAGTAGCGACGGCCGGCCCAGATGCTCGCGCCCTGCAGCACGCCGGTGCCGAGGTTGTGGCCCGACAGGTAGAGCTGCGACCAGCTCGTCGATGCGCCGTTGATCGAATCCGGATAGCCCTTCCAGCCGGTCAGCATCGCGTGGCCC
This region of Niveibacterium umoris genomic DNA includes:
- the galT gene encoding galactose-1-phosphate uridylyltransferase, yielding MFDPIDHPHRRYNPLKGDWVLVSPHRAKRPWQGQQETPDRSARPAHDPECYLCARNKRVTGETNPDYAHTFVFTNDFAALMTDTPAAPEPADPLFQLQSARGTSRVICFSPDHSKSLPELSLDAIGHVIDTWQVESADLGKTYPWVQVFENKGAMMGCSNPHPHGQIWANSFLPNEAAAEQRTQAEYFAKNGRPLLLDYAAREVADGARTVVETEHWLAVVPYWAAWPFETLLMPKAAHVRRITELSPAQKADLAIALKKLTSRYDNLFQCSFPYSMGWHGAPFGDEGSAEHWQLHAHFYPPLLRSATVRKFMVGYEMLAEAQRDLTAEQAADKLRAVSDVHYLEAAE
- the galE gene encoding UDP-glucose 4-epimerase GalE; amino-acid sequence: MKILVTGGAGYIGSITSVQLIGAGYEPVIVDNFCNASPKVLDRIEQIAGRRPTLYAGDIRDHALLDRIFAEHKIEAVIHFAALKAVGESVAKPLEYYENNLGGTFVLLEAMRAAGVKNFVFSSSATVYGDPASVPIREDFPTRATNPYGWTKLMMEQVLTDFQHATPDWSVTLLRYFNPVGAHPSGLMGEDPQGIPNNLMPYLAQVAVGRREYLSVYGSDYPTPDGTGVRDYIHVMDLADGHIAALKARQGRAGVHVFNLGTGHGNSVLEMVAAFGRAVGRELPYKLVDRRPGDIAECWADPAYAERELGWRATRSLDDMTRDTWNWQSKNPNGYQDA
- a CDS encoding ABC transporter ATP-binding protein — protein: MASISFRNINKIYAGNIPVIRDVNLDIADGELCVFVGPSGCGKSTLLRMVAGLEDITSGDLLIDGKQVNKLPPSARGIAMVFQSYALYPHMTVARNMGFALRLAHTAKAAIDGSVDKAARILQVEHLLERKPKELSGGQRQRVAIGRAIVREPGVFLFDEPLSNLDAGLRVQTRIEIARLQRKLGKASMIYVTHDQVEAMTLADKIVLLNTGDATHRYGSIAQVGSPLELYHRPRNLFAAGFIGSPKMNLIPGELVSATPTRAEVRIETGELLVAELDATRLQPGAKVTLGVRPEHIVPDAHGLQALHRQVMWTERLGESTFIYLEQACSADALIAKAKGDQPVPCGATVALGIPPGACHLFDEAGQALPRPCHDLAKLKLPWLQGATDPLQAKVA
- the dgoD gene encoding galactonate dehydratase gives rise to the protein MKVTRFTTYRVAPRWLFLKVETDAGITGWGEPVIEGRARTVEAAVHELAEYVIGRDPAQINDLWQTLYRGGFYRGGPVLMSAIAGIDQALWDIKGKALGVPVYELLGGRVRDRMRTYRWVGGDRPAELVAAIGEQLEAGFDTFKFNGSEELAMLAGPRAVDAVVARVAAVREAFGERVDFGIDFHGRVAAPMARVLLRELEPFRPLFVEEPVLPEQAEHYRPLADSTAIPLAAGERMYSRFDFKRVLADGGLAILQPDPSHAGGITECHKIAAMAEAHDVAFAPHCPLGPIALAACLQLDFVAYNAVLQEHSIGIHYNQGADLLDYVVNREDFRIEGGCIAALPKPGLGVEIDEARVLAASACAPDWRNPVWRHADGSVAEW
- a CDS encoding 2-dehydro-3-deoxy-6-phosphogalactonate aldolase, which produces MSPLPVIAILRGLREHEVAAQLDALLAAGIEQIEIPLNASGAEATLGAALGYASTRMRIGAGTVLDVAAIERVAAGGARFVLTPNVNAAVIRRGRECGLDVIAGVATPSEAFAALDAGATGLKLFPAISLGVNFVSALRAVLPPVQMVAVGGISAGNLRAFIEAGCTGVGLGSALYRAGRSAHQTYAVAMSLRHALEGCPA
- a CDS encoding SMP-30/gluconolactonase/LRE family protein, whose translation is MIDVDTPLPATVPPSLGDVRCLTGECVQWDAAEARLLWTDIEARCLHAWSPASGARQSWPMPALLASFALSVAPGRLLLGLERSLASFDLVTGRVQELLALPLEPGLRVNDGRCDRDGNFVFGLKNEHDATPRSQFWRYTAEGALQPLALPPVAIANSLCFSRDGTRLYFADSLQNRMHCAAYNAASGHVSGVRPFGPHFGRGVEPDGAVVDAEDGVWCALWGGGAVARIDPRGWLTDLHTLPVSQAACPGFGGAALDTLYISSASAGLDDSARTNQPLAGAMFALRVPGLRGLADGRFGGAL
- a CDS encoding SDR family NAD(P)-dependent oxidoreductase, which codes for MSARFANYPSLAGRSVFISGGANGIGASLVEHFARQHARVSFVDADRVSGEALAARLTDAAHAPLFLPCDVTDIDALTCAIEKAREVQGPIAVLINNAANDERHAAETVSPDYWEQAMAVNLRHHFFAAQAVFPDMRAAGTGSIINVGSNGWIIKAPGYPLYATAKAAIHGLTRSLAREFGPAGVRVNSLVPGWVMTEKQLRLWVGPEADAEIERNQCLRRRLQTADVARMALFLAADDSAMCSAQDFVVDGGWS
- a CDS encoding 2-dehydro-3-deoxygalactonokinase codes for the protein MKLLTIDTGTTNTRVTVWRDGRVLHRAARQVGVRDTAISGSHATLQQGVRDTIADALAGAGLGIESVSRVIASGMISSEFGLRRVPHLDAPAGCDALAAGMVSARIPEVCRKTLWFVPGVRNVTAEIGLHNCEAMDMMRGEETETMGLVERLGIREAAVVVLPGSHSKFVHLDAAQRVVGCVTTLAGELLHVLTHNTILAGSLDSAFAERIDAEMLRAGARAARDIGLGRAGFVVRILDQFSVYGRNARANYLLGAVLAADLMTLKNSSAIRMSPGTQFVITGKPLLREALALLVSGDDFFSGTVTVTSDAQQSDLAGWGALQVARKRGLVPDAFFPGTVVSEAPRKNSHRKAVPA
- the malE gene encoding maltose/maltodextrin ABC transporter substrate-binding protein MalE gives rise to the protein MSTSTSIYCLSALLAIGLAAECTAAEAGKLLVWVNKDKCFDAWTRTAEQYGKQTGVAVKVEATIPDFFHNAAAVGKGPDIVVWAHDILGRWVADGLLQPVTPSQRVKDAIDPQGWQAFSLGRKYWGYPIGIEAIHLIYNKRYVSTPPQSFEDIAQLDRKLASSNRKAILWDLSHIYYSWPLFAANGAYAFKPREEGWNPNDVGVANAGAQKGAAALQRLIKDGVLPAGANRDEAESAFLEGRVAMTIDGPWVWDKLKDAGIDFGTAAIPRTGGKPGAPFVGVTGAMLSRASPNKRLATEFIENALLKPEALKACNADKSLGVPADLKVRAELASDPHVRGMTEAARYGAPMPNNPEMTYFWGPMETALEAIIDGRKTPADALTAAAKRIRER
- a CDS encoding carbohydrate porin; translation: MKKQFPMRVIAAALMLAGTSALAAPGLSSNGYFRAGFGASKDGSQACFGLGPAKYRLGNECDNYGEFGLDVEGPAMSNGTVWKGHAMLTGWKGYPDSINGASTSWSQLYLSGHNLGTGVLQGASIWAGRRYYDRPDIHILDYKYQQSDGDGAGVENLDFGFGKFSYAIERTAVTWRDSSKSDDDTLYYANLLKLESVKIHDNGYLTFNGGFSTGKESRDQKYKAEGGWYGGVFYDAQLGDLNAWNRVGIQYGKGSMANGNFGQINTDAAKEDTTTQFLDNVSYTSGDGKWTALANIIYRKDKRADLWKDQTWFSVGARPHYHFDDIWGVATELGWSQLKSSGDEKTRTLSKATVALTAAAGRTPYSRPELRVFYTVAKWNEEAKGWVAYDTYGTQTSGSSFGIQAESWW